From a single Bacteroidales bacterium genomic region:
- a CDS encoding cation diffusion facilitator family transporter, whose translation MTQQKRKYEQKTMWVAILTSITMVVEIIFGLTTKSMALLADGIHMGSHVLAIGLSWLAYIIVRRVSDNEKYNGKSDKILSLSGYSSGLMLLIFAIVIMAEAVKRFYNPAEIKYHEAILIAIIGLIVNIVSAILLHHDNQHSDHNIRAAYLHVIADALTSVSAILGLTAAMIWGIAHIDTIAAVLSSILIIRWSVGLLKNSGKVLLDLETDSDHHTH comes from the coding sequence ATGACGCAGCAAAAGAGAAAATATGAGCAAAAGACCATGTGGGTGGCTATTCTTACTTCAATCACAATGGTTGTGGAAATAATTTTCGGGCTTACCACTAAGTCGATGGCCCTGCTTGCCGACGGCATCCACATGGGTTCGCATGTTCTTGCCATTGGTTTGAGCTGGCTGGCTTACATTATAGTAAGGAGGGTTTCTGATAATGAAAAATACAACGGGAAGTCGGATAAGATCCTCTCCTTGTCCGGTTACAGCAGCGGCCTGATGTTGCTGATATTTGCGATTGTCATCATGGCTGAAGCTGTTAAGCGTTTTTATAATCCAGCTGAGATAAAGTATCATGAAGCCATTCTTATTGCCATCATAGGTCTGATAGTTAATATCGTCAGTGCGATTTTGCTTCATCATGACAATCAACACTCCGATCACAATATACGCGCAGCCTATCTTCATGTTATTGCAGATGCATTGACAAGTGTGTCGGCAATCCTCGGCCTGACCGCAGCGATGATCTGGGGCATTGCCCATATTGATACCATCGCAGCCGTTTTGAGTTCAATATTGATTATCAGGTGGTCGGTCGGATTATTGAAAAATTCCGGGAAAGTATTACTGGATTTGGAAACAGATTC